The Pan troglodytes isolate AG18354 chromosome 1, NHGRI_mPanTro3-v2.0_pri, whole genome shotgun sequence genome includes a region encoding these proteins:
- the MAP7D1 gene encoding MAP7 domain-containing protein 1 isoform X13 produces MESGPRAELGAGAPPAVVARTPPEPRPSPEGDPSPPPPPMSALVPDTPPDTPPAMKNATSSKQLPLEPESPSGQVGPRPAPPQEESPSSEAKSRGPTPTATGPRDARPPRRSSQPSPTAVPASDSPPTKQEVKKAGERHKLAKERREERAKYLAAKKAVWLEKEEKAKALREKQLQERRRRLEEQRLKAEQRRAALEERQRQKLEKNKERYEAAIQRSVKKTWAEIRQQRWSWAGALHHSSPGHKTNRSLQLSAWESSIVDRLMTPTLSFLARSRSAVTLPRNGRDQAVPVCPRSASASPLTPCSVPRSVHRCAPAGERGERRKPNAGGSPAPVRRRPEASPVQKKEKKDKERENEKEKSALARERSLKKRQSLPASPRARLSASTASELSPKSKARPSSPSTSWHRPASPCPSPGPGHTLPPKPPSPRGTTASPKGRIRRKEEAKESPSAAGPEDKSQSKRRASNEKESAAPASPAPSPAPSPAPSPTPAPPQKEQPPAETPTDAAVLTSPPAPAPPVTPSKPMAGTTDREEATRLLAEKRRQAREQREREEQERRLQAERDKRMREEQLAREAEARAEREAEARRREEQEAREKAQAEQEEQERLQKQKEEAEARSREEAERQRLEREKHFQQQEQERQERRKRLEEIMKRTRKSEVSETKKQDSKEANANGSSPEPVKAVEARSPGLQKEAVQKEEPIPQEPQWSLPSKELPASLVNGLQPLPAHQENGFSTKGPSGDKSLSRTPEALLPFAEAEAFLKKAVVQSPQVTEVL; encoded by the exons CTGTGGTCGCCAGGACCCCCCCAGAGCCAAGACCTTCTCCAGAAGGTGACCcttcccccccaccaccaccgATGTCAGCCCTGGTCCCCGACACTCCCCCGGACACCCCTCCTGCCATGAAGAATGCCACTAGCTCTAAGCAGCTCCCACTGGAACCAGAGAGCCCCTCAGGGCAGGTCGGGCCTAGGCCAGCCCCCCCGCAGGAAGAGTCCCCTTCCTCTGAAGCAAAGAGCAGAGGACCCACCCCAACAGCCACGGGCCCACGGGATGCCAGACCTCCTCGAAGGAGCAGCCAGCCATCTCCAACAGCAGTGCCAGCCTCCGACAGCCCTCCCACCAAGCAAG AGGTGAAGAAGGCAGGAGAGAGACACAAGCTGGCAAAGGAGCGGCGAGAAGAGCGGGCCAAGTACCTGG CGGCCAAGAAGGCAGtgtggctggagaaggaggagaaggccAAGGCGCTGCGGGAGAAGCAGCTCCAGGAGCGCCGGCGCCGGCTGGAGGAGCAACGTCTTAAAGCCGAGCAACGCCGTGCAGCCCTGGAGGAACGTCAGCGGCAGAAGCTCGAGAAAAACAAG GAGCGCTATGAGGCAGCCATCCAACGGTCAGTGAAGAAGACGTGGGCCGAAATCCGGCAGCAGCGCTGGTCCTGGGCAGGGGCCCTGCACCACAGCTCTCCAGGACATAAGACCA ATCGCAGCCTACAGCTGAGCGCATGGGAGAGCAGCATCGTGGATCGTCTGATGACGCCCACTCTCTCCTTCCTTGCTCGGAGTCGCAGCGCGGTCACACTGCCCCGCAACGGCCGGGACCAGG CCGTGCCGGTGTGCCCGCGCTCGGCCTCCGCCAGCCCCCTGACGCCGTGCAGCGTCCCCCGAAGCGTGCACCGCTGCGCCCCCGCCGGTGAGCGCGGGGAGCGCCGCAAGCCCAACGCCGGGGGCAGCCCCGCTCCGGTGCGCCGCCGGCCGGAGGCCTCGCCG GtgcagaaaaaggagaagaaggacaAGGAGCGGGAAAACGAGAAGGAGAAGAGTGCCCTAGCCCGGGAGCGCAGCCTCAAGAAGCGCCAGTCGCTGCCCGCCTCCCCACGTGCCCGCCTCTCCGCCAGCACCGCCTCTGAGCTCAG CCCCAAATCCAAGGCCAGGCCATCCTCTCCCTCCACATCCTGGCACAGGCctgcctccccctgccccagcccagggccAGGCCACACTCTGCCTCCAAAGCCACCGTCCCCCCGAGGCACCACTGCATCCCCCAAGGGGCGGATTCggaggaaggaggaggcaaaGGAGAGCCCCAGCGCCGCAGGGCCCGAGGATAAGAGCCAGAGCAAGCGCAGGGCCAGTAACGAGAAGGAGTCAGCAGCCCCAGCCTCACCGGCACCTTCACCGGCACCTTCACCGGCGCCCTCGCCCACCCCAGCCCCGCCCCAGAAGGAGCAGCCCCCCGCGGAGACCCCTACAG ACGCTGCTGTCTTGacctcacccccagcccctgctccccCGGTGACCCCTAGCAAACCAATGGCCGGCACCACAGACCGAGAAGAAGCCACTCGGCTCTTGGCTGAGAAGCGGCGCCAGGCCCGGGAGCAGCGGGAGCGCGAGGAGCAGGAGCGGAGGCTGCAGGCAGAAAGGGACAA GCGAATGCGAGAGGAGCAGCTGGCACGGGAGGCCGAGGCCCGGGCGGAGCGGGAGGCGGAGGCCCGGAGGCGGGAGGAGCAGGAGGCACGAGAGAAGGCGCAGGCCGAGCAGGAGGAGCAGGAGCGGCTGCAGAAGCAG AAAGAGGAGGCCGAAGCTCGGTCGCGGGAAGAGGCGGAGCGGCAGCGTCTGGAGCGGGAAAAGCACTTCCAGCAGCAGGAGCAAGAGCGGCAAGAGCGCAGAAAG CGTCTGGAGGAGATCATGAAGAGGACTCGGAAGTCAGAAGTTTCTGAAACCAAG AAGCAGGACAGCAAGGAGGCCAACGCCAACGGTTCCAGCCCAG AGCCTGTGAAAGCTGTGGAGGCTCGGTCCCCAGGGCTGCAGAAGGAGGCTGTGCAGAAAGAGGAGCCCATCCCACAGGAGCCTCAGTGGAG TCTCCCAAGCAAGGAGTTGCCAGCGTCCCTGGTGAATGGCCTGCAGCCTCTCCCAGCACACCAGGAGAATGGCTTCTCCACCAAGGGACCCTCTGGGGACAAGAGTCTGAGCCGAACACCAGAGGCACTCCTGCCCTTTGCAGAGGCAGAAGCCTTCCTCAAGAAAGCTGTGGTGCAGTCCCCGCAGGTCACAG AAGTCCTTTAA
- the MAP7D1 gene encoding MAP7 domain-containing protein 1 isoform X11, which produces MESGPRAELGAGAPPAVVARTPPEPRPSPEGDPSPPPPPMSALVPDTPPDTPPAMKNATSSKQLPLEPESPSGQVGPRPAPPQEESPSSEAKSRGPTPTATGPRDARPPRRSSQPSPTAVPASDSPPTKQEVKKAGERHKLAKERREERAKYLAAKKAVWLEKEEKAKALREKQLQERRRRLEEQRLKAEQRRAALEERQRQKLEKNKERYEAAIQRSVKKTWAEIRQQRWSWAGALHHSSPGHKTNRSLQLSAWESSIVDRLMTPTLSFLARSRSAVTLPRNGRDQGRGCDPGRGPTWGRAGASLARGPQPDRTHPSAAVPVCPRSASASPLTPCSVPRSVHRCAPAGERGERRKPNAGGSPAPVRRRPEASPVQKKEKKDKERENEKEKSALARERSLKKRQSLPASPRARLSASTASELSPKSKARPSSPSTSWHRPASPCPSPGPGHTLPPKPPSPRGTTASPKGRIRRKEEAKESPSAAGPEDKSQSKRRASNEKESAAPASPAPSPAPSPAPSPTPAPPQKEQPPAETPTAPAPPVTPSKPMAGTTDREEATRLLAEKRRQAREQREREEQERRLQAERDKRMREEQLAREAEARAEREAEARRREEQEAREKAQAEQEEQERLQKQKEEAEARSREEAERQRLEREKHFQQQEQERQERRKRLEEIMKRTRKSEVSETKKQDSKEANANGSSPEPVKAVEARSPGLQKEAVQKEEPIPQEPQWSLPSKELPASLVNGLQPLPAHQENGFSTKGPSGDKSLSRTPEALLPFAEAEAFLKKAVVQSPQVTEVL; this is translated from the exons CTGTGGTCGCCAGGACCCCCCCAGAGCCAAGACCTTCTCCAGAAGGTGACCcttcccccccaccaccaccgATGTCAGCCCTGGTCCCCGACACTCCCCCGGACACCCCTCCTGCCATGAAGAATGCCACTAGCTCTAAGCAGCTCCCACTGGAACCAGAGAGCCCCTCAGGGCAGGTCGGGCCTAGGCCAGCCCCCCCGCAGGAAGAGTCCCCTTCCTCTGAAGCAAAGAGCAGAGGACCCACCCCAACAGCCACGGGCCCACGGGATGCCAGACCTCCTCGAAGGAGCAGCCAGCCATCTCCAACAGCAGTGCCAGCCTCCGACAGCCCTCCCACCAAGCAAG AGGTGAAGAAGGCAGGAGAGAGACACAAGCTGGCAAAGGAGCGGCGAGAAGAGCGGGCCAAGTACCTGG CGGCCAAGAAGGCAGtgtggctggagaaggaggagaaggccAAGGCGCTGCGGGAGAAGCAGCTCCAGGAGCGCCGGCGCCGGCTGGAGGAGCAACGTCTTAAAGCCGAGCAACGCCGTGCAGCCCTGGAGGAACGTCAGCGGCAGAAGCTCGAGAAAAACAAG GAGCGCTATGAGGCAGCCATCCAACGGTCAGTGAAGAAGACGTGGGCCGAAATCCGGCAGCAGCGCTGGTCCTGGGCAGGGGCCCTGCACCACAGCTCTCCAGGACATAAGACCA ATCGCAGCCTACAGCTGAGCGCATGGGAGAGCAGCATCGTGGATCGTCTGATGACGCCCACTCTCTCCTTCCTTGCTCGGAGTCGCAGCGCGGTCACACTGCCCCGCAACGGCCGGGACCAGGGTAGGGGCTGCGACCCTGGGAGAGGCCCCACgtggggccgggcaggggccagCCTGGCGCGCGGGCCGCAACCCGACCGCACTCATCCCTCTGCAGCCGTGCCGGTGTGCCCGCGCTCGGCCTCCGCCAGCCCCCTGACGCCGTGCAGCGTCCCCCGAAGCGTGCACCGCTGCGCCCCCGCCGGTGAGCGCGGGGAGCGCCGCAAGCCCAACGCCGGGGGCAGCCCCGCTCCGGTGCGCCGCCGGCCGGAGGCCTCGCCG GtgcagaaaaaggagaagaaggacaAGGAGCGGGAAAACGAGAAGGAGAAGAGTGCCCTAGCCCGGGAGCGCAGCCTCAAGAAGCGCCAGTCGCTGCCCGCCTCCCCACGTGCCCGCCTCTCCGCCAGCACCGCCTCTGAGCTCAG CCCCAAATCCAAGGCCAGGCCATCCTCTCCCTCCACATCCTGGCACAGGCctgcctccccctgccccagcccagggccAGGCCACACTCTGCCTCCAAAGCCACCGTCCCCCCGAGGCACCACTGCATCCCCCAAGGGGCGGATTCggaggaaggaggaggcaaaGGAGAGCCCCAGCGCCGCAGGGCCCGAGGATAAGAGCCAGAGCAAGCGCAGGGCCAGTAACGAGAAGGAGTCAGCAGCCCCAGCCTCACCGGCACCTTCACCGGCACCTTCACCGGCGCCCTCGCCCACCCCAGCCCCGCCCCAGAAGGAGCAGCCCCCCGCGGAGACCCCTACAG cccctgctccccCGGTGACCCCTAGCAAACCAATGGCCGGCACCACAGACCGAGAAGAAGCCACTCGGCTCTTGGCTGAGAAGCGGCGCCAGGCCCGGGAGCAGCGGGAGCGCGAGGAGCAGGAGCGGAGGCTGCAGGCAGAAAGGGACAA GCGAATGCGAGAGGAGCAGCTGGCACGGGAGGCCGAGGCCCGGGCGGAGCGGGAGGCGGAGGCCCGGAGGCGGGAGGAGCAGGAGGCACGAGAGAAGGCGCAGGCCGAGCAGGAGGAGCAGGAGCGGCTGCAGAAGCAG AAAGAGGAGGCCGAAGCTCGGTCGCGGGAAGAGGCGGAGCGGCAGCGTCTGGAGCGGGAAAAGCACTTCCAGCAGCAGGAGCAAGAGCGGCAAGAGCGCAGAAAG CGTCTGGAGGAGATCATGAAGAGGACTCGGAAGTCAGAAGTTTCTGAAACCAAG AAGCAGGACAGCAAGGAGGCCAACGCCAACGGTTCCAGCCCAG AGCCTGTGAAAGCTGTGGAGGCTCGGTCCCCAGGGCTGCAGAAGGAGGCTGTGCAGAAAGAGGAGCCCATCCCACAGGAGCCTCAGTGGAG TCTCCCAAGCAAGGAGTTGCCAGCGTCCCTGGTGAATGGCCTGCAGCCTCTCCCAGCACACCAGGAGAATGGCTTCTCCACCAAGGGACCCTCTGGGGACAAGAGTCTGAGCCGAACACCAGAGGCACTCCTGCCCTTTGCAGAGGCAGAAGCCTTCCTCAAGAAAGCTGTGGTGCAGTCCCCGCAGGTCACAG AAGTCCTTTAA
- the MAP7D1 gene encoding MAP7 domain-containing protein 1 isoform X8: MESGPRAELGAGAPPAVVARTPPEPRPSPEGDPSPPPPPMSALVPDTPPDTPPAMKNATSSKQLPLEPESPSGQVGPRPAPPQEESPSSEAKSRGPTPTATGPRDARPPRRSSQPSPTAVPASDSPPTKQEVKKAGERHKLAKERREERAKYLAAKKAVWLEKEEKAKALREKQLQERRRRLEEQRLKAEQRRAALEERQRQKLEKNKERYEAAIQRSVKKTWAEIRQQRWSWAGALHHSSPGHKTNRSLQLSAWESSIVDRLMTPTLSFLARSRSAVTLPRNGRDQGRGCDPGRGPTWGRAGASLARGPQPDRTHPSAAVPVCPRSASASPLTPCSVPRSVHRCAPAGERGERRKPNAGGSPAPVRRRPEASPVQKKEKKDKERENEKEKSALARERSLKKRQSLPASPRARLSASTASELSPKSKARPSSPSTSWHRPASPCPSPGPGHTLPPKPPSPRGTTASPKGRIRRKEEAKESPSAAGPEDKSQSKRRASNEKESAAPASPAPSPAPSPAPSPTPAPPQKEQPPAETPTDAAVLTSPPAPAPPVTPSKPMAGTTDREEATRLLAEKRRQAREQREREEQERRLQAERDKRMREEQLAREAEARAEREAEARRREEQEAREKAQAEQEEQERLQKQKEEAEARSREEAERQRLEREKHFQQQEQERQERRKRLEEIMKRTRKSEVSETKKQDSKEANANGSSPEPVKAVEARSPGLQKEAVQKEEPIPQEPQWSLPSKELPASLVNGLQPLPAHQENGFSTKGPSGDKSLSRTPEALLPFAEAEAFLKKAVVQSPQVTEVL, translated from the exons CTGTGGTCGCCAGGACCCCCCCAGAGCCAAGACCTTCTCCAGAAGGTGACCcttcccccccaccaccaccgATGTCAGCCCTGGTCCCCGACACTCCCCCGGACACCCCTCCTGCCATGAAGAATGCCACTAGCTCTAAGCAGCTCCCACTGGAACCAGAGAGCCCCTCAGGGCAGGTCGGGCCTAGGCCAGCCCCCCCGCAGGAAGAGTCCCCTTCCTCTGAAGCAAAGAGCAGAGGACCCACCCCAACAGCCACGGGCCCACGGGATGCCAGACCTCCTCGAAGGAGCAGCCAGCCATCTCCAACAGCAGTGCCAGCCTCCGACAGCCCTCCCACCAAGCAAG AGGTGAAGAAGGCAGGAGAGAGACACAAGCTGGCAAAGGAGCGGCGAGAAGAGCGGGCCAAGTACCTGG CGGCCAAGAAGGCAGtgtggctggagaaggaggagaaggccAAGGCGCTGCGGGAGAAGCAGCTCCAGGAGCGCCGGCGCCGGCTGGAGGAGCAACGTCTTAAAGCCGAGCAACGCCGTGCAGCCCTGGAGGAACGTCAGCGGCAGAAGCTCGAGAAAAACAAG GAGCGCTATGAGGCAGCCATCCAACGGTCAGTGAAGAAGACGTGGGCCGAAATCCGGCAGCAGCGCTGGTCCTGGGCAGGGGCCCTGCACCACAGCTCTCCAGGACATAAGACCA ATCGCAGCCTACAGCTGAGCGCATGGGAGAGCAGCATCGTGGATCGTCTGATGACGCCCACTCTCTCCTTCCTTGCTCGGAGTCGCAGCGCGGTCACACTGCCCCGCAACGGCCGGGACCAGGGTAGGGGCTGCGACCCTGGGAGAGGCCCCACgtggggccgggcaggggccagCCTGGCGCGCGGGCCGCAACCCGACCGCACTCATCCCTCTGCAGCCGTGCCGGTGTGCCCGCGCTCGGCCTCCGCCAGCCCCCTGACGCCGTGCAGCGTCCCCCGAAGCGTGCACCGCTGCGCCCCCGCCGGTGAGCGCGGGGAGCGCCGCAAGCCCAACGCCGGGGGCAGCCCCGCTCCGGTGCGCCGCCGGCCGGAGGCCTCGCCG GtgcagaaaaaggagaagaaggacaAGGAGCGGGAAAACGAGAAGGAGAAGAGTGCCCTAGCCCGGGAGCGCAGCCTCAAGAAGCGCCAGTCGCTGCCCGCCTCCCCACGTGCCCGCCTCTCCGCCAGCACCGCCTCTGAGCTCAG CCCCAAATCCAAGGCCAGGCCATCCTCTCCCTCCACATCCTGGCACAGGCctgcctccccctgccccagcccagggccAGGCCACACTCTGCCTCCAAAGCCACCGTCCCCCCGAGGCACCACTGCATCCCCCAAGGGGCGGATTCggaggaaggaggaggcaaaGGAGAGCCCCAGCGCCGCAGGGCCCGAGGATAAGAGCCAGAGCAAGCGCAGGGCCAGTAACGAGAAGGAGTCAGCAGCCCCAGCCTCACCGGCACCTTCACCGGCACCTTCACCGGCGCCCTCGCCCACCCCAGCCCCGCCCCAGAAGGAGCAGCCCCCCGCGGAGACCCCTACAG ACGCTGCTGTCTTGacctcacccccagcccctgctccccCGGTGACCCCTAGCAAACCAATGGCCGGCACCACAGACCGAGAAGAAGCCACTCGGCTCTTGGCTGAGAAGCGGCGCCAGGCCCGGGAGCAGCGGGAGCGCGAGGAGCAGGAGCGGAGGCTGCAGGCAGAAAGGGACAA GCGAATGCGAGAGGAGCAGCTGGCACGGGAGGCCGAGGCCCGGGCGGAGCGGGAGGCGGAGGCCCGGAGGCGGGAGGAGCAGGAGGCACGAGAGAAGGCGCAGGCCGAGCAGGAGGAGCAGGAGCGGCTGCAGAAGCAG AAAGAGGAGGCCGAAGCTCGGTCGCGGGAAGAGGCGGAGCGGCAGCGTCTGGAGCGGGAAAAGCACTTCCAGCAGCAGGAGCAAGAGCGGCAAGAGCGCAGAAAG CGTCTGGAGGAGATCATGAAGAGGACTCGGAAGTCAGAAGTTTCTGAAACCAAG AAGCAGGACAGCAAGGAGGCCAACGCCAACGGTTCCAGCCCAG AGCCTGTGAAAGCTGTGGAGGCTCGGTCCCCAGGGCTGCAGAAGGAGGCTGTGCAGAAAGAGGAGCCCATCCCACAGGAGCCTCAGTGGAG TCTCCCAAGCAAGGAGTTGCCAGCGTCCCTGGTGAATGGCCTGCAGCCTCTCCCAGCACACCAGGAGAATGGCTTCTCCACCAAGGGACCCTCTGGGGACAAGAGTCTGAGCCGAACACCAGAGGCACTCCTGCCCTTTGCAGAGGCAGAAGCCTTCCTCAAGAAAGCTGTGGTGCAGTCCCCGCAGGTCACAG AAGTCCTTTAA
- the MAP7D1 gene encoding MAP7 domain-containing protein 1 isoform X7, which yields MESGPRAELGAGAPPAVVARTPPEPRPSPEGDPSPPPPPMSALVPDTPPDTPPAMKNATSSKQLPLEPESPSGQVGPRPAPPQEESPSSEAKSRGPTPTATGPRDARPPRRSSQPSPTAVPASDSPPTKQEVKKAGERHKLAKERREERAKYLAAKKAVWLEKEEKAKALREKQLQERRRRLEEQRLKAEQRRAALEERQRQKLEKNKERYEAAIQRSVKKTWAEIRQQRWSWAGALHHSSPGHKTNRSLQLSAWESSIVDRLMTPTLSFLARSRSAVTLPRNGRDQGRGCDPGRGPTWGRAGASLARGPQPDRTHPSAAVPVCPRSASASPLTPCSVPRSVHRCAPAGERGERRKPNAGGSPAPVRRRPEASPVQKKEKKDKERENEKEKSALARERSLKKRQSLPASPRARLSASTASELSPKSKARPSSPSTSWHRPASPCPSPGPGHTLPPKPPSPRGTTASPKGRIRRKEEAKESPSAAGPEDKSQSKRRASNEKESAAPASPAPSPAPSPAPSPTPAPPQKEQPPAETPTDAAVLTSPPAPAPPVTPSKPMAGTTDREEATRLLAEKRRQAREQREREEQERRLQAERDKRMREEQLAREAEARAEREAEARRREEQEAREKAQAEQEEQERLQKQKEEAEARSREEAERQRLEREKHFQQQEQERQERRKRLEEIMKRTRKSEVSETKQKQDSKEANANGSSPEPVKAVEARSPGLQKEAVQKEEPIPQEPQWSLPSKELPASLVNGLQPLPAHQENGFSTKGPSGDKSLSRTPEALLPFAEAEAFLKKAVVQSPQVTEVL from the exons CTGTGGTCGCCAGGACCCCCCCAGAGCCAAGACCTTCTCCAGAAGGTGACCcttcccccccaccaccaccgATGTCAGCCCTGGTCCCCGACACTCCCCCGGACACCCCTCCTGCCATGAAGAATGCCACTAGCTCTAAGCAGCTCCCACTGGAACCAGAGAGCCCCTCAGGGCAGGTCGGGCCTAGGCCAGCCCCCCCGCAGGAAGAGTCCCCTTCCTCTGAAGCAAAGAGCAGAGGACCCACCCCAACAGCCACGGGCCCACGGGATGCCAGACCTCCTCGAAGGAGCAGCCAGCCATCTCCAACAGCAGTGCCAGCCTCCGACAGCCCTCCCACCAAGCAAG AGGTGAAGAAGGCAGGAGAGAGACACAAGCTGGCAAAGGAGCGGCGAGAAGAGCGGGCCAAGTACCTGG CGGCCAAGAAGGCAGtgtggctggagaaggaggagaaggccAAGGCGCTGCGGGAGAAGCAGCTCCAGGAGCGCCGGCGCCGGCTGGAGGAGCAACGTCTTAAAGCCGAGCAACGCCGTGCAGCCCTGGAGGAACGTCAGCGGCAGAAGCTCGAGAAAAACAAG GAGCGCTATGAGGCAGCCATCCAACGGTCAGTGAAGAAGACGTGGGCCGAAATCCGGCAGCAGCGCTGGTCCTGGGCAGGGGCCCTGCACCACAGCTCTCCAGGACATAAGACCA ATCGCAGCCTACAGCTGAGCGCATGGGAGAGCAGCATCGTGGATCGTCTGATGACGCCCACTCTCTCCTTCCTTGCTCGGAGTCGCAGCGCGGTCACACTGCCCCGCAACGGCCGGGACCAGGGTAGGGGCTGCGACCCTGGGAGAGGCCCCACgtggggccgggcaggggccagCCTGGCGCGCGGGCCGCAACCCGACCGCACTCATCCCTCTGCAGCCGTGCCGGTGTGCCCGCGCTCGGCCTCCGCCAGCCCCCTGACGCCGTGCAGCGTCCCCCGAAGCGTGCACCGCTGCGCCCCCGCCGGTGAGCGCGGGGAGCGCCGCAAGCCCAACGCCGGGGGCAGCCCCGCTCCGGTGCGCCGCCGGCCGGAGGCCTCGCCG GtgcagaaaaaggagaagaaggacaAGGAGCGGGAAAACGAGAAGGAGAAGAGTGCCCTAGCCCGGGAGCGCAGCCTCAAGAAGCGCCAGTCGCTGCCCGCCTCCCCACGTGCCCGCCTCTCCGCCAGCACCGCCTCTGAGCTCAG CCCCAAATCCAAGGCCAGGCCATCCTCTCCCTCCACATCCTGGCACAGGCctgcctccccctgccccagcccagggccAGGCCACACTCTGCCTCCAAAGCCACCGTCCCCCCGAGGCACCACTGCATCCCCCAAGGGGCGGATTCggaggaaggaggaggcaaaGGAGAGCCCCAGCGCCGCAGGGCCCGAGGATAAGAGCCAGAGCAAGCGCAGGGCCAGTAACGAGAAGGAGTCAGCAGCCCCAGCCTCACCGGCACCTTCACCGGCACCTTCACCGGCGCCCTCGCCCACCCCAGCCCCGCCCCAGAAGGAGCAGCCCCCCGCGGAGACCCCTACAG ACGCTGCTGTCTTGacctcacccccagcccctgctccccCGGTGACCCCTAGCAAACCAATGGCCGGCACCACAGACCGAGAAGAAGCCACTCGGCTCTTGGCTGAGAAGCGGCGCCAGGCCCGGGAGCAGCGGGAGCGCGAGGAGCAGGAGCGGAGGCTGCAGGCAGAAAGGGACAA GCGAATGCGAGAGGAGCAGCTGGCACGGGAGGCCGAGGCCCGGGCGGAGCGGGAGGCGGAGGCCCGGAGGCGGGAGGAGCAGGAGGCACGAGAGAAGGCGCAGGCCGAGCAGGAGGAGCAGGAGCGGCTGCAGAAGCAG AAAGAGGAGGCCGAAGCTCGGTCGCGGGAAGAGGCGGAGCGGCAGCGTCTGGAGCGGGAAAAGCACTTCCAGCAGCAGGAGCAAGAGCGGCAAGAGCGCAGAAAG CGTCTGGAGGAGATCATGAAGAGGACTCGGAAGTCAGAAGTTTCTGAAACCAAG CAGAAGCAGGACAGCAAGGAGGCCAACGCCAACGGTTCCAGCCCAG AGCCTGTGAAAGCTGTGGAGGCTCGGTCCCCAGGGCTGCAGAAGGAGGCTGTGCAGAAAGAGGAGCCCATCCCACAGGAGCCTCAGTGGAG TCTCCCAAGCAAGGAGTTGCCAGCGTCCCTGGTGAATGGCCTGCAGCCTCTCCCAGCACACCAGGAGAATGGCTTCTCCACCAAGGGACCCTCTGGGGACAAGAGTCTGAGCCGAACACCAGAGGCACTCCTGCCCTTTGCAGAGGCAGAAGCCTTCCTCAAGAAAGCTGTGGTGCAGTCCCCGCAGGTCACAG AAGTCCTTTAA